From the genome of Denticeps clupeoides chromosome 4, fDenClu1.1, whole genome shotgun sequence, one region includes:
- the kdm4c gene encoding lysine-specific demethylase 4C isoform X3, whose protein sequence is MEGAGGSPPRNPACKIMTFRPSMEEFRDFNQYLVHMESQGAHRAGLAKVIPPKGWKPRRSYDDIDDLMIQAPIQQMVAGQSGLYTQYNIQKKPLTVQEFRRLANSDKFCTPRYLNYEDLERKYWKNLTFVSPIYGADVSGTLYNEDVEEWNIGHLNSILDVIEEDCGVSIQGVNTPYLYFGMWKTSFSWHTEDMDLYSINYLHFGEPKSWYAVPPEHGKRLERLAVGFFPNSYKGCEAFLRHKMTLISPSILKKYGIPFDKITQEAGEFMITFPYGYHAGFNHGFNCAESTNFASVRWIDYGKVAKQCNCSKDMVKISMDPFVRRFQPDRYQAWLQGKDPCPIDHTLATPSSTPELQTWLQSHVRSTSGANRSLPHPRASAVVERKTKKRVSESGRNGKTDATPQGKESHNTLQDIGPMGHCRQVCVVKVNRVESDTLTIKTNQDPSAPDQPKVPPLPASDLCTSPHKELDSTFKKGTHTPMDLCSDNLSDNLRTDPHTHTTASVSPDAYPESSAQTLSKVDSSVCSTGNGSPVHPSSTELSPNPPIEEQQGSVHVKALLNRDCDNDAPSNIAHRSCDLTPCTAPAGSATEMPLLTPEPLEAEQPHTHQEMPSLTLAVSSDARLTPAGSQSSVPTLCSERLTHAHTPLLAITSGDVSTKCSEEALTHTVVEAQDTQPTVGAVTGDITHTDRHTARGSSDTTSCTEKATVSRHLNATSSVQEALTEPNLERCDTQSDTQPLTSINQNCTYTLPGTTQTLSLGTSYSQNTPVTPLVEAQLSNLWNAEAQSTPAVVIESLQPELPFGLWLEPHSVQSPDSPDPPERDFTWTQLQPSRPYNPQSPLSHLHHGDKSSEGTEEPFTGRETVPGGLDRGGASSSDESDDSNLSDAESGDSGLEPGEYSSAVMKRSTKSWRLPLRKPTARAAPSAVKQQNVSDEETPETEGEETESWARPLVHLWHNKGYAFSAEREYNATAAQRPPYCAICTLFMPYYQQEERSEENRKGEDPAQGTGGVLRSRPLIPEICFAFREGSCPPTAVLEEDGYSPLVRCAHCFVQVHTSCYGIASSDVSKDWSCDRCLSGEMAMECCLCNLHGGALKRTTDNRWAHVMCAIALPEVKFVDEAKRSPIDISAIPLQRYKLKCIYCRKRVKRVSGTCVQCSCGRCSTSFHVTCAHAAGVAMEADDWPYVVFITCHRHQSRNSNTKRCVLHKDLELGQTVITKHKNLRYYSCRVTSITSHTFYEVMFDDGSFSNDTYPEDIVSRDCSVVGPPEVGEVVQVKWPDGLYYTAKYLGSNITHMYQVEFEDGSQVVAKREDIYTMDEDLPKKVKGRLSTASKMRFQDAFFTSQGERKRQRTPNSRFQRDYITKAC, encoded by the exons ATGGAGGGTGCAGGGGGCAGCCCCCCTCGTAACCCAGCCTGCAAAATCATGACCTTTCGGCCAAGCATGGAGGAGTTCAGAGACTTCAACCAGTACCTGGTCCACATGGAGTCCCAAGGAGCCCACCGTGCGGGTCTGGCCAAG gtCATCCCACCCAAGGGTTGGAAGCCGCGTCGTAGTTATGACGACATTGATGATCTCATGATCCAGGCTCCCATCCAGCAGATGGTGGCAGGCCAGTCGGGGCTCTATACACAGTACAACATCCAGAAGAAACCCCTGACTGTACAGGAGTTCCGTCGCCTTGCCAACAGTGACAA ATTCTGTACACCCCGCTACCTGAACTACGAGGACCTGGAGAGAAAGTACTGGAAGAACCTCACCTTTGTGTCTCCTATATATGGAGCTGATGTCAGTGGCACGCTTTATAATGAG GATGTTGAGGAGTGGAACATCGGCCATCTGAATTCAATTCTGGATGTTATTGAAGAAGACTGTGGCGTCTCCATCCAAGGAGTGAATACCCCATATCTCTACTTTGGTATGTGGAAGACCAGTTTTTCCTGGCACACAGAGGACATGGACCTCTACAGCATTAACTATCTGCATTTTGGAGAGCCAAAATCTTG gtaTGCCGTCCCCCCAGAGCATGGAAAGAGGCTGGAACGGCTGGCTGTAG GTTTCTTTCCAAACAGCTACAAAGGCTGTGAGGCTTTTCTCCGACATAAGATGACTCTAATATCCCCTTCCATTCTGAAGAAATACGGCATCCCCTTTGACAAG ATTACCCAGGAAGCGGGTGAGTTCATGATAACGTTCCCTTATGGGTACCATGCCGGGTTCAACCACGGTTTTAACTGTGCTGAGTCCACCAATTTTGCCAGCGTGCGTTGGATCGACTATGGAAAAGTTGCTAAACAG TGCAACTGCAGTAAAGACATGGTGAAGATCTCTATGGACCCGTTTGTGAGGCGTTTTCAGCCAGATCGCTACCAAGCATGGTTACAGGGCAAAGATCCATGCCCAATTGACCACACCCTGGCCACACCCAGCTCCACGCCAGAGCTGCAAACCTGGTTGCAGAGTCATGTACGCTCCACCTCTGGTGCCAATCG CAGTCTTCCACACCCCCGTGCATCCGCGGTGGTGGAGAGGAAGACAAAGAAGAGGGTGTCAGAGTCTGGAAGAAATGGTAAAACTGATGCAACACCACAAGGCAAAGAGTCCCACAATACATTGCAGGACATTG GTCCAATGGGGCACTGCAGGCAAGTGTGTGTTGTTAAGGTGAACCGTGTGGAAAGTGATACCCTCACCATCAAAACCAACCAAGATCCTTCTGCACCAGATCAGCCCAAAGTCCCTCCCCTTCCTGCTTCAGACCTATGCACCTCTCCACACAAAGAATTGGactcaacatttaaaaaaggcacacacacacccatggaCCTGTGCAGTGACAATCTGTCTGACAACCTGAGGActgaccctcacacacacactacagcatCTGTGTCTCCTGATGCGTACCCTGAGAGCAGTGCACAGACTCTGAGCAAAGTGGACAGTTCAGTATGTAGTACTGGTAATGGCAGCCCAGTACACCCTTCTTCAACAGAGTTAAGTCCAAACCCCCCCATTGAAGAGCAACAAGGTTCCGTACATGTAAAGGCTCTGCTGAACAGAGACTGTGACAATGACGCCCCCTCAAACATAGCTCATCGGAGCTGTGACCTCACACCCTGCACTGCTCCAGCAGGGAGTGCTACTGAAATGCCTCTCCTAACCCCTGAGCCATTAGAGGCagagcagccacacacacatcaggagATGCCGTCCCTCACCCTCGCCGTGAGCTCAGATGCCCGATTGACACCAGCAGGATCACAGAGCAGTGTTCCCACACTCTGCAGTGAAagactcacacatgcacacacacctctgcttgCCATAACAAGTGGGGATGTCAGCACGAAGTGCTCagaggaggcgctcacacacacagtagtaGAAGCACAGGATACGCAGCCAACGGTTGGAGCGGTTACAGGTGACATCACACATACTGACAGACACACTGCTCGGGGTTCATCTGACACAACATCCTGTACAGAGAAGGCAACAGTTTCACGCCACCTGAACGCCACATCCAGCGTTCAAGAGGCTTTAACTGAGCCAAACCTAGAACGCTGCGACACACAATCGGACACACAACCACTCACCAGCATTAACCAAAACTGCACTTACACTCTTCCAGGCACTACACAAACTTTGTCACTTGGTACCAGTTACTCCCAAAACACACCCGTAACCCCGTTGGTAGAGGCGCAGTTATCCAACTTGTGGAACGCCGAGGCCCAGTCCACCCCAGCGGTTGTGATTGAGAGCCTGCAGCCAGAGCTCCCATTCGGCCTGTGGCTGGAGCCGCACTCTGTGCAGTCGCCAGACTCCCCAGATCCACCCGAGAGGGACTTCACGTGGACTCAGCTGCAGCCCAGCCGCCCCTACAACCCTCAGTCGCCCCTTTCCCACCTGCACCACGGGGACAAGAGTTCGGAGGGGACGGAGGAGCCTTTTACCGGCAGAGAGACGGTGCCCGGTGGGTTGGACCGAGGCGGAGCCAGCAGCAGCGATGAGAGCGATGACTCCAATCTCAGCGACGCTGAGAGTGGCGATTCAGGACTGGAACCGGGCGAG TACTCGTCTGCAGTGATGAAGAGGAGCACCAAGAGCTGGCGTCTTCCTCTGAGGAAGCCCACAGCTCGGGCAGCTCCCAGTGCAGTCAAACAGCAAAATGTTAGCGACGAAG AAACTCCAGAAACGGAAGGGGAGGAGACAGAGTCTTGGGCTCGGCCCCTGGTGCACCTCTGGCATAACAAGGGGTATGCTTTTAGTGCAGAGAGGGAATATAATGCTACTGCAGCCCAGAGACCTCCATACTGTGCCATCTGCACGCTGTTCATGCCTTATTATCAG CAAGAAGAGCGGTCAGAGGAGAACAGAAAAGGCGAGGACCCAGCTCAGGGTACAGGTGGGGTGTTAAGGTCCCGTCCTTTGATCCCTGAGATCTGCTTTGCATTTCGGGAAGGGTCGTGTCCACCCACTGCAGTCCTAGAAGAGGATGGGTACAGCCCTCTCGTCCGCTGCGCCCACTGCTTTGTGCAGGTTCACACAA GTTGCTATGGTATTGCTTCTTCTGATGTCAGCAAGGATTGGTCATGTGATCGATGCTTGAGTGGTGAAATGGCTATG GAGTGTTGTCTGTGTAACTTGCATGGCGGAGCTCTGAAGAGGACTACAGACAATAG GTGGGCCCACGTGATGTGTGCCATTGCTCTGCCTGAGGTGAAGTTTGTTGATGAAGCCAAACGCAGCCCTATAGATATCAGTGCCATCCCACTTCAGCGATATAAACTG AAGTGCATATACTGCCGAAAGCGTGTTAAGCGTGTGTCAGGGACTTGTGTCCAGTGCTCTTGTGGTCGATGCTCCACCTCCTTCCACGTTACCTGTGCGCACGCAGCCGGGGTTGCCATGGAGGCAGATGATTGGCCATATGTCGTCTTCATCACCTGCCACAGGCACCAATCACGCAATTCTAACACC AAGCGCTGTGTTTTGCACAAGGATTTGGAGTTGGGCCAGACGGTCATCACAAAGCACAAGAACCTACGCTACTACAGCTGCCGAGTCACCAGCATCACCTCACACACCTTCTACGAGGTTATGTTCGATGATGGCTCCTTCAGCAATGACACCTACCCTGAGGACATTGTG AGCAGAGACTGCTCAGTGGTGGGTCCCCCTGAAGTTGGGGAGGTTGTGCAGGTGAAGTGGCCTGATGGACTGTACTACACCGCCAAGTACCTGGGCTCTAATATTACTCACATGTACCAG GTGGAGTTTGAGGACGGCTCTCAGGTTGTGGCTAAGAGAGAGGACATCTACACTATGGATGAAGACCTGCCTAAAAAGGTCAAAGGGCGACTG TCCACTGCATCTAAAATGCGTTTCCAGGATGCTTTCTTCACTTCtcagggagagaggaagagacagagaaCTCCCAATTCCCGCTTCCAGAGGGATTACATTACAAAAGCCTGCTGA
- the kdm4c gene encoding lysine-specific demethylase 4C isoform X2 encodes MEGAGGSPPRNPACKIMTFRPSMEEFRDFNQYLVHMESQGAHRAGLAKVIPPKGWKPRRSYDDIDDLMIQAPIQQMVAGQSGLYTQYNIQKKPLTVQEFRRLANSDKFCTPRYLNYEDLERKYWKNLTFVSPIYGADVSGTLYNEDVEEWNIGHLNSILDVIEEDCGVSIQGVNTPYLYFGMWKTSFSWHTEDMDLYSINYLHFGEPKSWYAVPPEHGKRLERLAVGFFPNSYKGCEAFLRHKMTLISPSILKKYGIPFDKITQEAGEFMITFPYGYHAGFNHGFNCAESTNFASVRWIDYGKVAKQCNCSKDMVKISMDPFVRRFQPDRYQAWLQGKDPCPIDHTLATPSSTPELQTWLQSHVRSTSGANRLPHPRASAVVERKTKKRVSESGRNGKTDATPQGKESHNTLQDIGPMGHCRQVCVVKVNRVESDTLTIKTNQDPSAPDQPKVPPLPASDLCTSPHKELDSTFKKGTHTPMDLCSDNLSDNLRTDPHTHTTASVSPDAYPESSAQTLSKVDSSVCSTGNGSPVHPSSTELSPNPPIEEQQGSVHVKALLNRDCDNDAPSNIAHRSCDLTPCTAPAGSATEMPLLTPEPLEAEQPHTHQEMPSLTLAVSSDARLTPAGSQSSVPTLCSERLTHAHTPLLAITSGDVSTKCSEEALTHTVVEAQDTQPTVGAVTGDITHTDRHTARGSSDTTSCTEKATVSRHLNATSSVQEALTEPNLERCDTQSDTQPLTSINQNCTYTLPGTTQTLSLGTSYSQNTPVTPLVEAQLSNLWNAEAQSTPAVVIESLQPELPFGLWLEPHSVQSPDSPDPPERDFTWTQLQPSRPYNPQSPLSHLHHGDKSSEGTEEPFTGRETVPGGLDRGGASSSDESDDSNLSDAESGDSGLEPGEVCTYSSAVMKRSTKSWRLPLRKPTARAAPSAVKQQNVSDEETPETEGEETESWARPLVHLWHNKGYAFSAEREYNATAAQRPPYCAICTLFMPYYQQEERSEENRKGEDPAQGTGGVLRSRPLIPEICFAFREGSCPPTAVLEEDGYSPLVRCAHCFVQVHTSCYGIASSDVSKDWSCDRCLSGEMAMECCLCNLHGGALKRTTDNRWAHVMCAIALPEVKFVDEAKRSPIDISAIPLQRYKLKCIYCRKRVKRVSGTCVQCSCGRCSTSFHVTCAHAAGVAMEADDWPYVVFITCHRHQSRNSNTKRCVLHKDLELGQTVITKHKNLRYYSCRVTSITSHTFYEVMFDDGSFSNDTYPEDIVSRDCSVVGPPEVGEVVQVKWPDGLYYTAKYLGSNITHMYQVEFEDGSQVVAKREDIYTMDEDLPKKVKGRLSTASKMRFQDAFFTSQGERKRQRTPNSRFQRDYITKAC; translated from the exons ATGGAGGGTGCAGGGGGCAGCCCCCCTCGTAACCCAGCCTGCAAAATCATGACCTTTCGGCCAAGCATGGAGGAGTTCAGAGACTTCAACCAGTACCTGGTCCACATGGAGTCCCAAGGAGCCCACCGTGCGGGTCTGGCCAAG gtCATCCCACCCAAGGGTTGGAAGCCGCGTCGTAGTTATGACGACATTGATGATCTCATGATCCAGGCTCCCATCCAGCAGATGGTGGCAGGCCAGTCGGGGCTCTATACACAGTACAACATCCAGAAGAAACCCCTGACTGTACAGGAGTTCCGTCGCCTTGCCAACAGTGACAA ATTCTGTACACCCCGCTACCTGAACTACGAGGACCTGGAGAGAAAGTACTGGAAGAACCTCACCTTTGTGTCTCCTATATATGGAGCTGATGTCAGTGGCACGCTTTATAATGAG GATGTTGAGGAGTGGAACATCGGCCATCTGAATTCAATTCTGGATGTTATTGAAGAAGACTGTGGCGTCTCCATCCAAGGAGTGAATACCCCATATCTCTACTTTGGTATGTGGAAGACCAGTTTTTCCTGGCACACAGAGGACATGGACCTCTACAGCATTAACTATCTGCATTTTGGAGAGCCAAAATCTTG gtaTGCCGTCCCCCCAGAGCATGGAAAGAGGCTGGAACGGCTGGCTGTAG GTTTCTTTCCAAACAGCTACAAAGGCTGTGAGGCTTTTCTCCGACATAAGATGACTCTAATATCCCCTTCCATTCTGAAGAAATACGGCATCCCCTTTGACAAG ATTACCCAGGAAGCGGGTGAGTTCATGATAACGTTCCCTTATGGGTACCATGCCGGGTTCAACCACGGTTTTAACTGTGCTGAGTCCACCAATTTTGCCAGCGTGCGTTGGATCGACTATGGAAAAGTTGCTAAACAG TGCAACTGCAGTAAAGACATGGTGAAGATCTCTATGGACCCGTTTGTGAGGCGTTTTCAGCCAGATCGCTACCAAGCATGGTTACAGGGCAAAGATCCATGCCCAATTGACCACACCCTGGCCACACCCAGCTCCACGCCAGAGCTGCAAACCTGGTTGCAGAGTCATGTACGCTCCACCTCTGGTGCCAATCG TCTTCCACACCCCCGTGCATCCGCGGTGGTGGAGAGGAAGACAAAGAAGAGGGTGTCAGAGTCTGGAAGAAATGGTAAAACTGATGCAACACCACAAGGCAAAGAGTCCCACAATACATTGCAGGACATTG GTCCAATGGGGCACTGCAGGCAAGTGTGTGTTGTTAAGGTGAACCGTGTGGAAAGTGATACCCTCACCATCAAAACCAACCAAGATCCTTCTGCACCAGATCAGCCCAAAGTCCCTCCCCTTCCTGCTTCAGACCTATGCACCTCTCCACACAAAGAATTGGactcaacatttaaaaaaggcacacacacacccatggaCCTGTGCAGTGACAATCTGTCTGACAACCTGAGGActgaccctcacacacacactacagcatCTGTGTCTCCTGATGCGTACCCTGAGAGCAGTGCACAGACTCTGAGCAAAGTGGACAGTTCAGTATGTAGTACTGGTAATGGCAGCCCAGTACACCCTTCTTCAACAGAGTTAAGTCCAAACCCCCCCATTGAAGAGCAACAAGGTTCCGTACATGTAAAGGCTCTGCTGAACAGAGACTGTGACAATGACGCCCCCTCAAACATAGCTCATCGGAGCTGTGACCTCACACCCTGCACTGCTCCAGCAGGGAGTGCTACTGAAATGCCTCTCCTAACCCCTGAGCCATTAGAGGCagagcagccacacacacatcaggagATGCCGTCCCTCACCCTCGCCGTGAGCTCAGATGCCCGATTGACACCAGCAGGATCACAGAGCAGTGTTCCCACACTCTGCAGTGAAagactcacacatgcacacacacctctgcttgCCATAACAAGTGGGGATGTCAGCACGAAGTGCTCagaggaggcgctcacacacacagtagtaGAAGCACAGGATACGCAGCCAACGGTTGGAGCGGTTACAGGTGACATCACACATACTGACAGACACACTGCTCGGGGTTCATCTGACACAACATCCTGTACAGAGAAGGCAACAGTTTCACGCCACCTGAACGCCACATCCAGCGTTCAAGAGGCTTTAACTGAGCCAAACCTAGAACGCTGCGACACACAATCGGACACACAACCACTCACCAGCATTAACCAAAACTGCACTTACACTCTTCCAGGCACTACACAAACTTTGTCACTTGGTACCAGTTACTCCCAAAACACACCCGTAACCCCGTTGGTAGAGGCGCAGTTATCCAACTTGTGGAACGCCGAGGCCCAGTCCACCCCAGCGGTTGTGATTGAGAGCCTGCAGCCAGAGCTCCCATTCGGCCTGTGGCTGGAGCCGCACTCTGTGCAGTCGCCAGACTCCCCAGATCCACCCGAGAGGGACTTCACGTGGACTCAGCTGCAGCCCAGCCGCCCCTACAACCCTCAGTCGCCCCTTTCCCACCTGCACCACGGGGACAAGAGTTCGGAGGGGACGGAGGAGCCTTTTACCGGCAGAGAGACGGTGCCCGGTGGGTTGGACCGAGGCGGAGCCAGCAGCAGCGATGAGAGCGATGACTCCAATCTCAGCGACGCTGAGAGTGGCGATTCAGGACTGGAACCGGGCGAGGTCTGCACT TACTCGTCTGCAGTGATGAAGAGGAGCACCAAGAGCTGGCGTCTTCCTCTGAGGAAGCCCACAGCTCGGGCAGCTCCCAGTGCAGTCAAACAGCAAAATGTTAGCGACGAAG AAACTCCAGAAACGGAAGGGGAGGAGACAGAGTCTTGGGCTCGGCCCCTGGTGCACCTCTGGCATAACAAGGGGTATGCTTTTAGTGCAGAGAGGGAATATAATGCTACTGCAGCCCAGAGACCTCCATACTGTGCCATCTGCACGCTGTTCATGCCTTATTATCAG CAAGAAGAGCGGTCAGAGGAGAACAGAAAAGGCGAGGACCCAGCTCAGGGTACAGGTGGGGTGTTAAGGTCCCGTCCTTTGATCCCTGAGATCTGCTTTGCATTTCGGGAAGGGTCGTGTCCACCCACTGCAGTCCTAGAAGAGGATGGGTACAGCCCTCTCGTCCGCTGCGCCCACTGCTTTGTGCAGGTTCACACAA GTTGCTATGGTATTGCTTCTTCTGATGTCAGCAAGGATTGGTCATGTGATCGATGCTTGAGTGGTGAAATGGCTATG GAGTGTTGTCTGTGTAACTTGCATGGCGGAGCTCTGAAGAGGACTACAGACAATAG GTGGGCCCACGTGATGTGTGCCATTGCTCTGCCTGAGGTGAAGTTTGTTGATGAAGCCAAACGCAGCCCTATAGATATCAGTGCCATCCCACTTCAGCGATATAAACTG AAGTGCATATACTGCCGAAAGCGTGTTAAGCGTGTGTCAGGGACTTGTGTCCAGTGCTCTTGTGGTCGATGCTCCACCTCCTTCCACGTTACCTGTGCGCACGCAGCCGGGGTTGCCATGGAGGCAGATGATTGGCCATATGTCGTCTTCATCACCTGCCACAGGCACCAATCACGCAATTCTAACACC AAGCGCTGTGTTTTGCACAAGGATTTGGAGTTGGGCCAGACGGTCATCACAAAGCACAAGAACCTACGCTACTACAGCTGCCGAGTCACCAGCATCACCTCACACACCTTCTACGAGGTTATGTTCGATGATGGCTCCTTCAGCAATGACACCTACCCTGAGGACATTGTG AGCAGAGACTGCTCAGTGGTGGGTCCCCCTGAAGTTGGGGAGGTTGTGCAGGTGAAGTGGCCTGATGGACTGTACTACACCGCCAAGTACCTGGGCTCTAATATTACTCACATGTACCAG GTGGAGTTTGAGGACGGCTCTCAGGTTGTGGCTAAGAGAGAGGACATCTACACTATGGATGAAGACCTGCCTAAAAAGGTCAAAGGGCGACTG TCCACTGCATCTAAAATGCGTTTCCAGGATGCTTTCTTCACTTCtcagggagagaggaagagacagagaaCTCCCAATTCCCGCTTCCAGAGGGATTACATTACAAAAGCCTGCTGA